A genomic stretch from Hymenobacter psoromatis includes:
- a CDS encoding gluconate transporter, which yields MTLLIILLAVLALIGLISWGKVNAFLAFLLVTLPTGLALGLPPARLLAAVQQGLGDTLASVALVVVLGAMLGKLVADSGAARQIAGVLVSTFGPANVQWTMLGAGFIIGIPLFYNVGFLLMMPLIFSVVYQYRLPPLYVGLPMLAALSVLHGFLPPHPAPTALVAQFHANLGLTFVYGLVVAVPAVVLAGPLYARTLRGIVSRPPPGLVAEPEAAGPRPGRLNSFLSSLLPVLVLAVVLAAQALVPAGGALGAGLTLLADPGVVMLVSVVVATFSLGTAQGRAVPAIMSTFGAAVADIAPILLIIGGAGALKEALVASGVSQELATSLRGTGLPPLVLGWLIAGFIRVCLGSATVAGLTAAGVMLPLLAHSSVNPNLLVLAIGAGSLLFSHVNDGGFWLFKEYFGLSVKDTFRSWSMMETIVSVVGLLGVLALDWALPLLGWG from the coding sequence ATGACCCTGCTCATCATCCTGCTGGCCGTGCTCGCTCTCATTGGCCTCATCAGTTGGGGCAAGGTGAACGCGTTTCTGGCTTTTTTGCTGGTGACGCTGCCGACAGGGCTGGCGCTGGGCTTACCCCCCGCCCGGCTGCTGGCGGCCGTGCAGCAGGGCCTTGGCGATACGCTGGCTTCGGTGGCGCTGGTGGTAGTGCTGGGTGCTATGCTGGGCAAGCTGGTGGCCGACAGCGGCGCGGCGCGGCAGATTGCGGGCGTGCTGGTGAGCACCTTCGGGCCGGCCAATGTGCAGTGGACGATGCTGGGGGCGGGTTTTATTATCGGTATTCCGCTGTTTTACAACGTGGGCTTTTTGCTGATGATGCCGCTGATTTTTTCGGTGGTGTACCAGTACCGGCTACCGCCGCTGTACGTGGGCTTGCCGATGCTGGCGGCGCTGTCGGTGCTACATGGCTTCCTACCCCCCCACCCGGCCCCGACGGCGCTGGTGGCGCAGTTTCACGCCAATTTGGGGCTCACGTTTGTGTATGGGCTGGTGGTGGCGGTGCCGGCCGTGGTGCTGGCCGGGCCGCTGTATGCGCGCACGCTGCGGGGCATCGTGTCGCGGCCCCCGCCGGGGCTGGTGGCTGAGCCCGAGGCGGCCGGGCCGCGGCCGGGGCGGCTTAATAGCTTTTTATCGTCGCTGCTGCCGGTGCTGGTGCTGGCGGTGGTGCTGGCGGCCCAAGCGCTGGTGCCGGCCGGCGGCGCGCTGGGCGCGGGCCTCACGCTGCTGGCCGACCCTGGGGTGGTGATGCTGGTTTCGGTGGTGGTGGCGACGTTTAGCCTGGGCACGGCGCAGGGGCGGGCGGTGCCGGCCATCATGAGCACGTTTGGCGCGGCCGTGGCCGACATCGCGCCCATTCTGCTCATTATTGGCGGGGCGGGGGCCTTGAAGGAAGCGCTGGTGGCTAGCGGCGTGAGCCAGGAATTGGCCACCAGCCTGCGCGGCACGGGGCTGCCGCCGCTAGTGCTGGGCTGGCTCATCGCGGGCTTCATTCGGGTGTGCCTGGGCTCGGCCACGGTGGCGGGCCTCACGGCGGCCGGCGTGATGCTGCCGCTGCTGGCCCACTCGTCCGTCAACCCTAACCTGCTGGTGCTGGCCATTGGGGCGGGCAGCCTGCTGTTTTCGCACGTGAACGACGGCGGGTTTTGGCTGTTCAAGGAGTACTTCGGCTTGTCGGTGAAGGACACGTTTCGCTCGTGGTCGATGATGGAAACCATCGTGTCGGTGGTGGGCCTGCTGGGCGTGCTGGCCCTCGATTGGGCGCTGCCGCTGCTGGGCTGGGGGTAG
- a CDS encoding glycosyl hydrolase yields MKPATSANRQALLTTHEAQITALLQKMTLEEKVHMIHANSAFAAGGIPRLGIPELMTSDGPHGVRPEQGRDWHATPSDKDAGTYLPTNNTLAATWNRELGYAYGTVLGSEANWRGKDIILGPGINIIRAPLNGRNFEYLSEDPYLVSQMVVGYIRGVQSQGVSACVKHFAANNQEIHRDDIDVNMSERALREIYLPGFKAAVEQGGVYSLMGSYNKFRGTYATENAYLMNDILKGEWGFKGLVISDWGSVHNTQEALRNGTDLEMGTDLGLMYGSVDQSAASASTAAPTPARSLYDRFFLADAALAAIKKDPTLVPLVDDKVRRILRVMYATDMLGGTKRPAGTHNTPAHEATALKVAEEGIVLLRNEHNFLPLSKKLKSVAVIGANATRENAGGGGSAQLRAKYEITPLQGIEKALGSGVKVTFAPGYAIARDQKSDPQLMQQAVAAAQAADVVIYVGGSTHGYDYTKWSDNAYDAEAVDKPDLKMPFGQDELLAAVLKANPKTVVVLLGGGPIDVSAWAGQVPALVEAFYPGMEGGNALAHLLFGDVNPSGKLPFTFPKQLADAPAMKLGEYPSTPGDPLKETYKDDIFVGYRYYDTYMVAPQFAFGHGLSYTTFDYGKLTVTPGKQSATVKLTVRNTGKMAGAEVVQLYVHDVKASVKRPDKELKGFEKVFLKPGESKTITMQLPTAAFQYYSEAKKQWVLEPGQFEVLVGSASDDIRQRGGLTL; encoded by the coding sequence ATGAAACCCGCCACCAGCGCCAACCGCCAGGCGCTCCTCACCACCCACGAGGCCCAGATTACGGCCCTGCTCCAGAAGATGACGCTGGAAGAAAAGGTGCATATGATTCACGCTAATTCGGCCTTCGCGGCGGGCGGGATTCCGCGTCTGGGCATCCCGGAACTGATGACTTCGGACGGGCCGCACGGCGTTCGCCCCGAGCAGGGCCGCGACTGGCACGCCACGCCCAGCGACAAGGACGCCGGCACCTACCTGCCCACCAACAACACGCTGGCCGCCACCTGGAACCGCGAATTGGGCTACGCCTACGGCACGGTGCTGGGCAGCGAGGCCAACTGGCGGGGCAAGGATATTATCCTGGGGCCGGGCATTAACATCATCCGCGCGCCGCTGAACGGGCGAAATTTTGAGTACCTGAGCGAAGACCCTTACCTGGTTTCGCAAATGGTAGTAGGCTACATCCGGGGCGTGCAGAGCCAGGGCGTGTCAGCCTGCGTGAAGCACTTCGCGGCTAATAATCAGGAAATCCACCGCGACGACATCGACGTGAACATGAGCGAGCGGGCGTTGCGCGAAATCTACCTGCCCGGCTTCAAGGCGGCCGTGGAGCAGGGCGGCGTGTATTCACTGATGGGCTCGTACAACAAGTTTCGGGGCACCTACGCCACCGAGAATGCCTATTTGATGAACGACATCTTGAAGGGGGAATGGGGTTTCAAAGGCTTGGTTATCAGCGACTGGGGCTCGGTGCATAATACGCAGGAAGCGCTGCGCAACGGCACCGACCTGGAAATGGGCACCGACCTGGGCCTGATGTACGGCAGCGTGGACCAGAGCGCGGCCAGCGCCAGCACCGCCGCCCCTACCCCCGCCCGCAGTCTGTACGACCGCTTTTTCCTGGCCGACGCGGCGCTGGCGGCGATTAAAAAAGACCCTACCCTCGTGCCGCTGGTGGACGACAAGGTGCGGCGCATCCTGCGGGTGATGTACGCCACCGATATGCTCGGCGGCACCAAGCGGCCGGCCGGCACCCACAACACCCCGGCCCACGAAGCCACGGCTTTGAAGGTGGCCGAGGAAGGCATCGTGCTGCTCAGGAATGAACATAATTTCCTACCCCTCAGCAAAAAGCTGAAGTCCGTGGCCGTGATTGGGGCCAACGCGACCCGCGAAAACGCGGGCGGCGGCGGCAGCGCTCAGCTACGCGCCAAATACGAAATCACCCCGCTGCAAGGCATCGAGAAGGCCCTGGGCAGCGGGGTGAAAGTGACCTTCGCGCCCGGCTACGCCATTGCCCGCGACCAGAAATCCGACCCGCAGCTGATGCAGCAGGCCGTGGCCGCCGCTCAGGCCGCCGACGTGGTGATTTACGTGGGCGGCTCGACCCACGGCTACGACTACACCAAGTGGAGCGACAACGCCTACGACGCCGAAGCCGTGGACAAGCCCGACCTGAAAATGCCCTTCGGCCAGGATGAGCTGCTGGCGGCCGTGCTCAAGGCCAACCCCAAAACCGTGGTGGTGCTGCTGGGCGGCGGGCCGATTGACGTGTCGGCCTGGGCCGGGCAGGTGCCGGCCCTCGTGGAGGCCTTTTACCCCGGCATGGAAGGTGGCAACGCGCTGGCCCACTTGCTGTTCGGCGACGTAAACCCGTCGGGTAAGCTGCCCTTCACCTTCCCCAAGCAGCTCGCCGACGCGCCCGCCATGAAGCTGGGCGAATACCCGAGCACGCCCGGCGACCCGCTGAAAGAGACGTATAAGGACGATATTTTCGTGGGTTACCGCTACTACGATACCTATATGGTAGCGCCGCAGTTCGCCTTCGGTCACGGCCTGAGCTACACCACGTTTGATTACGGCAAGCTGACCGTGACGCCCGGTAAGCAGAGCGCCACCGTGAAGCTGACCGTGCGCAACACCGGCAAAATGGCCGGCGCGGAAGTGGTGCAGCTCTACGTCCACGACGTGAAAGCCAGCGTGAAGCGCCCCGACAAGGAGCTGAAAGGCTTCGAGAAAGTTTTTTTGAAGCCCGGCGAAAGCAAGACCATCACCATGCAGTTGCCCACCGCCGCGTTTCAGTATTATAGCGAAGCCAAAAAGCAATGGGTGCTGGAGCCGGGCCAGTTTGAGGTGCTGGTGGGCAGCGCCTCGGACGACATCCGGCAACGGGGCGGCCTGACGCTTTAG
- a CDS encoding glycosyl hydrolase: protein MGKTEAGQADASLPQLGKASLKDVLAALTTEEKVKLVVGMGLYPAGFPAGILPPGDPGDEKVPEKVPGAAGRTHAIARLGIPSLTLSDGPAGVRIDPKRSADTTKTYHATAFPVATLLASSWDTTLVRQVGVAFGGEVRDFGIDVLLAPGMNIHRNPLGGRNFEYYSEDPLIAGSMAAALVGGVQSNGVGTSIKHFAVNNQEFNRMQLNSHVSERALREIYLKGFKLAVQRGRPWTVMSSYNKLNGTYTSENPELLTELLRKEWGFRGLVMTDWYGGHDAVAQLKAGNDLLEPGTHAQTEAILAGVKSGQLSAAQLDSNAIQVLRLVLKSPTFRGVKYTSQPALKADAAVVRRAAADGMVLLRNEGAALPLPAGRRVALFGNTSYNLIAGGTGSGNVNRAYTVSIAQGLGDAGYAVSAPLSQAYDKYLKGEKAKLPPKPSPFAPVPVITEMAPPAALLRQLAQASDVAVLTLGRSAGEGGDRQVANDFTLRAAEQALLKQVAAAFHGAGKKVVVVLNVGGVIEVASWRGQADAILLAWQPGQEGGHSVADVLSGRVNPSGKLATTFPMRYADIPYGADFPGKLLAGGKAQPAKSFMSSQPSENTYSEGIYVGYRYYNTFKKQPAYEFGYGLSYTTFGYGPLTLSAASFSGSLTASLPVTNTGKVAGKEVVQLYLSAPAGPLDKPASELKAFAKTKLLPPGQSQTLTFTLRPADLASFNTASSSWVADAGTYSVQAGASSLNIRQRATFQLPAALVVEKSRPLLAPQAPVAELKMARK, encoded by the coding sequence GTGGGCAAAACGGAGGCAGGCCAGGCCGATGCTTCCCTACCCCAGCTCGGCAAGGCCAGCCTGAAAGACGTGCTGGCCGCCCTCACCACCGAGGAAAAGGTGAAGCTGGTGGTAGGCATGGGCCTCTACCCGGCGGGCTTCCCAGCGGGAATTCTGCCGCCCGGCGACCCCGGCGACGAGAAGGTGCCCGAGAAAGTGCCCGGCGCGGCCGGCCGCACCCACGCCATAGCCCGGCTGGGCATCCCGTCGCTCACGCTCTCGGACGGCCCGGCGGGCGTGCGCATCGACCCCAAGCGGAGCGCGGACACCACCAAAACCTACCACGCCACGGCCTTTCCGGTGGCTACGCTGCTGGCGTCGAGCTGGGACACGACGCTGGTGCGGCAGGTGGGGGTAGCGTTTGGCGGCGAGGTGCGCGATTTTGGCATTGACGTGCTGCTGGCACCGGGGATGAACATTCACCGCAACCCGCTGGGCGGGCGCAACTTCGAGTACTATTCCGAAGACCCGCTCATCGCCGGCAGCATGGCGGCGGCCCTGGTGGGCGGCGTGCAGAGCAACGGCGTGGGCACCAGCATCAAGCACTTCGCGGTTAATAATCAGGAATTCAACCGGATGCAGCTCAACTCGCACGTGAGCGAGCGGGCGCTGCGCGAGATTTACCTGAAGGGCTTCAAGCTGGCCGTGCAGCGCGGCCGGCCCTGGACAGTGATGTCCTCTTATAACAAGCTGAACGGCACCTACACTTCGGAAAACCCCGAGCTGCTGACCGAGCTGCTGCGCAAGGAGTGGGGCTTCCGGGGCCTGGTGATGACCGATTGGTACGGCGGCCACGATGCCGTGGCCCAGCTCAAAGCCGGTAACGACCTGCTGGAGCCCGGCACCCACGCCCAGACCGAAGCCATCCTGGCGGGCGTAAAGAGCGGCCAGCTCTCGGCCGCTCAGCTCGACAGCAACGCCATTCAGGTGCTGCGGTTGGTGCTGAAATCGCCCACTTTCAGAGGCGTGAAATACACCAGCCAACCGGCGCTGAAAGCCGACGCCGCCGTGGTCCGCCGGGCCGCCGCCGACGGTATGGTGCTGCTGCGCAACGAGGGCGCGGCCCTACCCCTGCCCGCCGGCCGGAGGGTGGCGCTGTTTGGCAATACTTCTTACAACCTGATTGCGGGCGGCACGGGCAGCGGCAACGTGAACCGCGCCTACACCGTCTCCATCGCCCAGGGCCTGGGCGACGCCGGCTACGCCGTGAGCGCGCCGCTGAGCCAGGCGTATGATAAGTATCTGAAGGGCGAAAAGGCCAAATTACCGCCAAAACCCAGCCCATTTGCGCCGGTGCCGGTGATTACCGAAATGGCCCCGCCGGCGGCGCTGCTGCGGCAGCTGGCCCAGGCCAGCGACGTGGCCGTGCTGACGCTGGGCCGCAGCGCCGGCGAGGGCGGCGACCGCCAGGTAGCAAATGACTTCACCCTCAGAGCCGCCGAGCAGGCGCTGCTCAAACAGGTGGCGGCGGCCTTCCACGGGGCGGGCAAAAAAGTGGTGGTAGTGCTGAACGTGGGCGGCGTCATCGAGGTGGCCAGCTGGCGCGGCCAGGCCGATGCCATCCTGCTGGCCTGGCAGCCGGGCCAGGAGGGCGGCCATTCCGTGGCCGACGTGCTGAGCGGCCGGGTGAACCCTTCGGGCAAGCTGGCCACTACTTTTCCGATGCGCTACGCCGACATTCCCTACGGGGCCGATTTTCCGGGCAAGCTGCTGGCCGGCGGCAAGGCCCAGCCGGCGAAGTCGTTTATGAGCAGCCAGCCTTCGGAAAACACCTACTCGGAGGGCATTTACGTGGGCTACCGCTACTATAATACGTTTAAGAAGCAGCCGGCGTATGAGTTTGGCTACGGCCTGAGCTACACCACGTTTGGCTACGGGCCGCTGACGCTGAGCGCGGCTTCGTTCAGCGGCTCGCTCACGGCCAGCCTCCCGGTGACGAACACCGGCAAAGTGGCCGGCAAGGAAGTGGTGCAGCTGTACTTGAGCGCCCCGGCCGGCCCGCTTGACAAGCCCGCCAGCGAGCTGAAAGCCTTCGCCAAAACCAAGCTCCTACCCCCCGGCCAGTCGCAGACGCTGACTTTCACCCTGCGGCCCGCCGACTTGGCTTCGTTCAACACCGCTTCTTCGTCGTGGGTGGCCGACGCGGGCACCTACTCGGTGCAGGCTGGCGCGTCGTCTCTGAACATCAGGCAGCGCGCCACCTTCCAGCTGCCCGCCGCGTTGGTAGTAGAGAAAAGCCGGCCGCTGCTGGCCCCGCAAGCGCCCGTTGCGGAGTTGAAAATGGCCCGGAAATAG